Proteins encoded by one window of uncultured Bacteroides sp.:
- a CDS encoding oligopeptide transporter, OPT family, giving the protein MADEKKFVPFVSANESMKEFTGRAVLIGLVLAVILGAANAYLGLKAGMTIAATYPAAVIGMAILRFFKGTILEENITRTVGSIGESVAAGAIFTLPAFYISGVWSGRQFSSIGSYFIASLILITGGILGVLFVALLRRVMVEDKELPFPESVAAAEIHKSGRTGSGGSKYLFSAMIVGAVVKIAGDLRLFATEWTTFFKSSIAKFAGGKTLDGGFLAGGPSISPAYLGVGYIIGPRLSALNFSGSVMAWGLMVPMLLTVLGSSFVGSLPQNAALPVDSPDAWMNAANVVWKEVVRIIAIGGMLVAACFTLYRMRSSLGTGLKRSVKDLKRATQGSASDVERTEKDLKSSWILLGICFAAIATFVITYFIFSTTILVAIVASTIMIVLAFFFAAVSGYLVGIIGSSNNPISGLTLTALVVTALILVACGVDSHNGGVAAVLGIAAIVCVAAAVGGEMFQDLKAGHILGGTPWKMQVGDLIGVVVAGFVMFGVLIVLNQGDINMGLQQGYEGGFGSKNLSAPQAGLMAALSQGIIGGQMAWVLIIAGMVMAVAFILMGITSPMLIFVGMYLPFNTVFAIFVGGLIKGVLDLYVARRKYSVGQLATVENTGVLLASGLIAGEALMGLVVAIFAMFNIFFADMLPFASPNYVVGLVIMLVIGYFFVRVPLKKADSMKQ; this is encoded by the coding sequence ATGGCAGATGAAAAAAAATTCGTGCCTTTCGTCTCGGCGAATGAAAGCATGAAAGAGTTTACCGGTAGGGCAGTGCTCATTGGTTTGGTACTGGCCGTGATTTTGGGAGCAGCAAATGCTTACCTGGGCTTGAAGGCAGGTATGACTATTGCCGCTACATATCCCGCAGCAGTTATTGGTATGGCTATTTTACGTTTCTTCAAAGGTACAATTCTGGAAGAGAATATTACCCGTACCGTAGGTTCAATTGGTGAATCAGTAGCAGCTGGTGCAATATTTACTTTGCCGGCGTTTTATATCTCCGGTGTGTGGAGTGGACGGCAGTTCAGTTCCATAGGTAGTTACTTTATCGCTTCACTGATTCTTATTACCGGTGGTATATTAGGTGTTTTGTTTGTAGCTTTGCTCCGCAGAGTTATGGTAGAAGATAAAGAACTTCCTTTTCCTGAAAGTGTGGCAGCAGCCGAGATTCATAAAAGTGGCCGTACCGGTTCGGGCGGTTCAAAATATCTGTTCTCTGCAATGATTGTTGGTGCGGTAGTTAAAATTGCCGGTGATCTTCGTCTTTTTGCAACAGAATGGACAACCTTTTTCAAATCTTCTATTGCTAAGTTTGCCGGAGGAAAAACTCTTGATGGTGGCTTCCTTGCCGGTGGTCCTTCTATCAGTCCTGCTTATTTAGGCGTTGGTTATATTATCGGCCCACGTCTTTCAGCACTTAACTTCAGTGGTTCAGTAATGGCATGGGGATTAATGGTTCCTATGTTGCTTACCGTACTAGGTTCTTCTTTTGTAGGTTCTCTTCCTCAAAACGCTGCTCTGCCAGTTGATTCTCCTGATGCATGGATGAATGCAGCAAATGTTGTATGGAAAGAAGTTGTACGTATCATTGCAATCGGCGGTATGCTTGTAGCTGCTTGTTTTACTCTTTACAGAATGCGTAGCAGCCTTGGTACAGGATTAAAACGTTCCGTTAAAGACTTGAAGCGTGCTACTCAAGGTTCTGCATCTGATGTGGAGCGCACAGAAAAAGACCTTAAATCTTCATGGATTCTTTTAGGTATCTGTTTTGCTGCCATCGCTACATTTGTAATCACATATTTCATATTTAGTACAACAATTCTTGTGGCTATCGTTGCTTCAACCATTATGATTGTACTTGCATTCTTCTTTGCAGCCGTTTCCGGTTACCTGGTTGGAATCATTGGTTCTAGTAATAACCCTATCAGCGGACTTACACTTACTGCTTTGGTAGTAACAGCGTTAATTCTTGTTGCTTGTGGTGTTGATTCTCATAATGGTGGCGTTGCTGCCGTATTAGGAATTGCAGCCATTGTTTGTGTGGCAGCTGCCGTAGGTGGTGAGATGTTCCAGGATTTGAAAGCCGGACATATCCTTGGCGGTACTCCATGGAAAATGCAGGTAGGTGACCTTATCGGTGTTGTTGTTGCAGGTTTTGTAATGTTCGGTGTATTGATTGTCCTTAATCAAGGTGATATAAACATGGGACTTCAGCAAGGTTACGAAGGAGGTTTCGGAAGTAAGAATCTTTCAGCTCCTCAGGCTGGTTTGATGGCTGCCCTTTCTCAGGGAATTATCGGTGGACAAATGGCATGGGTGTTGATTATTGCCGGAATGGTTATGGCTGTTGCCTTTATCCTGATGGGAATCACAAGTCCGATGCTTATATTCGTAGGTATGTACCTTCCTTTCAACACCGTATTCGCTATTTTTGTGGGCGGTCTTATCAAAGGAGTTCTAGATCTTTATGTTGCACGTCGCAAATACAGCGTTGGACAGCTTGCTACTGTGGAAAACACCGGAGTACTTCTTGCTTCCGGGCTTATTGCCGGTGAGGCATTGATGGGACTGGTTGTTGCCATCTTTGCCATGTTCAACATATTCTTTGCCGATATGCTTCCATTTGCAAGTCCAAACTATGTAGTTGGACTGGTTATAATGCTGGTAATTGGTTACTTCTTTGTTCGCGTTCCGCTTAAGAAAGCAGATTCAATGAAACAGTAA
- a CDS encoding PqqD family protein, protein MKEKEKVNLFDVIPYISEHVTTEKEGDLSTIAFPRFRNKFMQKYFVPKGKSAKLHVKLEEHGTAVWNLIDGKRTVMEITELLADHFDHEENYQYRITTYISQLYSNGFIKYKTVQ, encoded by the coding sequence ATGAAGGAAAAAGAAAAAGTAAACCTATTTGATGTAATTCCCTACATCAGCGAACATGTTACAACGGAGAAGGAAGGTGATCTTTCTACGATTGCTTTTCCCCGCTTTCGCAATAAGTTTATGCAGAAGTATTTTGTGCCGAAAGGTAAATCTGCCAAGCTGCATGTGAAACTTGAAGAACATGGTACTGCAGTGTGGAATTTGATAGACGGGAAACGTACGGTAATGGAGATAACAGAACTGCTGGCCGATCATTTCGACCATGAAGAAAATTATCAGTATCGTATTACCACGTACATCTCTCAGCTATACAGTAACGGGTTTATAAAATACAAAACAGTACAATAA
- a CDS encoding DUF4831 family protein codes for MKKSIALLSLLLSLNTFGQTDVSLYGGKNQEYGVTYALPKSVIEIEVETVKSTYIPGEFCKYADRYLRLTNISDMKEEHWELTSVKAKSIGISDPAKTYFVKLKDKTLAPLMELTEDGIIKSINLPLSPKTVPVAVVPVAKKVKPNPRDFMTEEILMAGSSAKMAELVAKEIYKVRESKSSLLRGEVENMPKDGASLKLVLEKLDEQEQAMTELFSGTVEKETKTYKFTIAPTQDITKAVAFRFSKKLGVLGANDLGGTPVYYTLTNLKTVPEPLPVTGKPKKIEGIVYNLPGKAHFSVFNSQDTLFEDDFMITQFGNTDTLTESLFEKKSVVKVTFNPATGAVVKVDRETIGK; via the coding sequence ATGAAAAAATCAATAGCATTATTAAGTCTTCTTCTTTCGTTAAATACATTTGGACAAACAGATGTATCACTCTACGGAGGAAAAAATCAGGAGTATGGCGTTACATACGCACTCCCTAAAAGTGTAATTGAAATAGAAGTAGAAACCGTAAAATCCACTTATATACCTGGCGAATTTTGCAAATATGCCGATCGCTATCTTAGATTGACAAACATTTCTGATATGAAAGAAGAACATTGGGAGCTAACCAGTGTTAAGGCTAAAAGCATCGGTATCTCTGATCCGGCTAAAACTTATTTCGTAAAGTTGAAAGATAAGACTCTGGCTCCGCTTATGGAACTAACCGAGGATGGGATTATTAAATCAATCAATCTTCCTCTTTCTCCTAAAACAGTTCCTGTTGCAGTAGTGCCGGTTGCAAAGAAAGTAAAGCCAAATCCGCGTGATTTCATGACAGAAGAAATTCTTATGGCTGGATCGAGTGCAAAGATGGCGGAACTTGTGGCTAAGGAAATCTATAAAGTAAGAGAAAGCAAAAGCTCTCTATTGAGAGGGGAAGTTGAAAATATGCCCAAAGATGGTGCATCTTTAAAACTGGTACTCGAAAAACTGGATGAGCAGGAACAAGCCATGACAGAGTTATTCTCTGGAACAGTAGAAAAAGAAACTAAGACTTATAAGTTTACCATTGCTCCTACTCAGGATATAACCAAAGCAGTAGCTTTCCGCTTCTCTAAAAAACTGGGAGTTCTTGGAGCAAATGATCTTGGTGGGACACCGGTATATTACACGCTGACCAATTTAAAAACAGTTCCGGAACCACTTCCTGTAACCGGCAAACCGAAAAAGATTGAAGGCATTGTTTATAACTTACCTGGGAAAGCTCATTTTTCTGTATTCAACTCACAAGACACCTTGTTTGAAGATGATTTCATGATCACTCAATTTGGTAATACAGATACACTGACTGAGAGTCTTTTCGAGAAGAAATCTGTGGTTAAGGTTACGTTTAATCCTGCAACTGGAGCGGTTGTTAAAGTAGACAGAGAGACTATTGGTAAATAG